A region from the Paraburkholderia youngii genome encodes:
- a CDS encoding beta-galactosidase, with translation MQLGVCYYPEQWPRAMWADDAQRMVELGITHARIAEFAWSRMEPRAGEYDWQWLDEAVDTLAKAGLQLVLGTPTASPPKWLVDAHPDVLPVRADGTRWNFGSRRHYDISSDTYRRECVRIVTAMAQRYGRHPSIIAWQTDNELGCHDTVPSYSAAALQRFHAWLQRRYATIGALNDAWGNVFWSMEYPSFDAIGLPTLTPTDANPIHLLDFRRFMSDEVASFHREQIDVLREHAPNADLLHNFMGFFTTFDHYRFAADNAIDIAAWDSYPIARTESIALPEEQKARFARTGHPDVSAFDHDRYRGIGGGRFWVMEQQAGPVNWASWNPVPASGMVRLWAYEAFAHGAELVSYFRWRQCPYAQEQMHSGLNLPNNELSPGGLEVQRAAREIAGSTALSTLAAPARAATALVFDYETQWIFDIQRHGKGFDYQTLAFDYYESLRELGLDVDIVSGRADLSGYQLVVVPSLAVVDAALLEQIARSNAQWVFGPRSGSKTDAFAIPGNLPPGALQRVLPIQVLEVETLRPTLAPALSLDGTTGHALHWREHVRANGETRIAARFDDAWPALLMHGNVRYVAGWLSHELHRTVSRQAARDAGLDTQMLADGLRLRRRGGLTFAFNFGAQPVQVPAPRHATFVLGEPRLNSCDVCVWKDA, from the coding sequence ATGCAACTTGGTGTCTGCTACTACCCGGAACAATGGCCACGCGCGATGTGGGCCGACGACGCGCAACGTATGGTCGAACTCGGCATCACGCATGCGCGGATCGCCGAATTCGCGTGGAGCCGCATGGAGCCGCGCGCCGGCGAATACGACTGGCAATGGCTCGACGAAGCCGTCGACACGCTGGCCAAAGCGGGCCTGCAACTCGTGCTCGGCACGCCGACCGCTTCGCCGCCGAAATGGCTCGTCGACGCGCATCCGGACGTGCTGCCGGTGCGCGCGGACGGCACGCGCTGGAATTTCGGCTCGCGGCGTCACTACGATATTTCGAGCGACACGTACCGGCGCGAATGCGTACGCATCGTCACCGCGATGGCGCAGCGCTACGGACGGCATCCGTCGATCATTGCGTGGCAGACCGATAACGAACTCGGCTGCCACGACACGGTGCCGAGCTATTCGGCCGCGGCTTTGCAGCGCTTTCACGCGTGGCTGCAACGGCGCTATGCAACGATCGGCGCGTTGAACGACGCGTGGGGCAACGTGTTCTGGAGCATGGAGTACCCGTCGTTCGACGCGATCGGTCTGCCGACGCTGACGCCTACCGACGCCAATCCGATCCATCTGCTCGACTTCCGCCGCTTCATGTCCGACGAGGTCGCGAGCTTCCATCGCGAACAGATCGACGTGTTGCGCGAGCATGCGCCGAACGCGGATCTGCTGCACAACTTCATGGGCTTTTTCACGACCTTCGATCACTATCGCTTCGCCGCCGACAACGCGATCGACATCGCCGCATGGGATAGTTATCCGATCGCGCGCACCGAATCGATCGCATTGCCGGAGGAGCAGAAGGCGCGCTTCGCGCGTACCGGACATCCCGACGTGTCCGCGTTCGATCACGACCGCTACCGCGGCATTGGCGGCGGGCGCTTCTGGGTGATGGAGCAGCAGGCCGGTCCGGTGAACTGGGCGTCGTGGAATCCGGTGCCGGCGTCGGGCATGGTGCGGCTGTGGGCTTACGAGGCGTTCGCGCATGGCGCGGAGCTGGTGTCGTATTTCCGTTGGCGCCAGTGCCCATATGCGCAGGAGCAGATGCATTCCGGGCTCAACCTGCCGAACAACGAACTGTCGCCGGGCGGTCTCGAGGTGCAACGGGCCGCGCGTGAAATCGCGGGCAGTACGGCGCTGTCGACGCTCGCCGCGCCCGCACGAGCGGCCACCGCGCTGGTATTCGACTACGAGACGCAGTGGATATTCGACATCCAGCGTCACGGCAAGGGCTTCGACTATCAGACGCTCGCTTTCGACTACTACGAGTCGCTGCGCGAACTCGGGCTCGATGTCGATATCGTGTCGGGCCGGGCAGATCTTTCAGGCTACCAGCTAGTCGTGGTGCCGAGTCTCGCGGTGGTCGACGCCGCACTCCTCGAGCAGATCGCGCGTTCGAACGCGCAATGGGTGTTCGGCCCGCGCAGCGGCTCGAAAACCGACGCGTTCGCGATTCCGGGCAATCTGCCGCCCGGCGCATTGCAGCGCGTGCTGCCGATCCAGGTGCTCGAAGTGGAAACACTGCGCCCGACGCTCGCGCCCGCGCTGTCGCTCGACGGCACGACGGGTCACGCGCTGCACTGGCGCGAGCATGTGCGCGCCAATGGCGAGACACGCATTGCCGCGCGCTTCGACGATGCGTGGCCCGCGCTGCTGATGCACGGCAACGTTCGCTACGTGGCCGGCTGGCTGTCGCATGAACTGCATCGCACGGTGTCGCGGCAGGCGGCGCGCGACGCGGGACTCGATACGCAGATGCTCGCCGACGGACTGCGGCTGCGCCGCCGTGGCGGCCTGACCTTCGCATTCAATTTCGGCGCGCAACCGGTGCAGGTGCCGGCGCCGCGCCATGCGACGTTCGTGCTCGGCGAGCCGCGCCTGAATTCCTGCGACGTTTGCGTGTGGAAAGACGCGTGA
- a CDS encoding tartrate dehydrogenase gives MSNKYRIAVIPGDGIGVEVMPEALRVLEVATQRFGIELEYQHIEWASCDYYAKHGKMMPDDWKAQLKSADAILFGAVGWPDTVPDHISLWGSLLKFRREFDQYVNLRPARLFAGVPSPLAGRKAGDIDFWIVRENTEGEYSSVGGVMFEGTEREFVLQESVFTRHGSERVLKFAFDLAQRRARKKITVATKSNGIAISMPWWDKCAAGIAAQYPDVTWDKQHIDILCARFVLNPDRFDVVVATNLFGDILSDLGPACTGTIGLAPSGNLNPDRKFPSLFEPVHGSAPDIAGKHIANPIAMIWSAAMMLDFLGHSSGKEREAHDAILKAIEATLIDGPHTGDLGGNASTSEVGKAIAAKLA, from the coding sequence ATGTCGAACAAATACCGGATTGCCGTCATCCCCGGCGACGGCATCGGCGTCGAAGTGATGCCCGAAGCGCTGCGCGTACTCGAGGTCGCGACGCAACGCTTCGGTATCGAACTCGAGTATCAGCACATCGAGTGGGCGAGCTGCGACTACTACGCGAAGCACGGCAAGATGATGCCGGACGATTGGAAAGCGCAACTTAAATCGGCCGATGCGATCCTGTTCGGCGCGGTCGGTTGGCCCGACACCGTGCCCGATCACATCTCGCTGTGGGGGTCGCTGCTGAAGTTTCGCCGAGAGTTCGACCAGTACGTGAACCTGCGTCCGGCGCGCCTATTTGCAGGCGTGCCGTCGCCGCTCGCGGGACGCAAGGCCGGCGACATCGACTTCTGGATCGTGCGCGAGAACACCGAGGGCGAGTATTCGTCGGTGGGCGGCGTGATGTTCGAAGGCACCGAACGCGAGTTCGTGCTGCAGGAGTCCGTGTTCACACGGCACGGCAGCGAGCGCGTGCTGAAGTTCGCGTTCGATCTCGCGCAGCGCCGCGCGCGCAAGAAAATCACGGTCGCGACGAAGAGCAACGGCATCGCGATCAGCATGCCGTGGTGGGACAAATGCGCGGCCGGCATCGCCGCGCAGTATCCGGACGTCACGTGGGACAAGCAGCACATCGACATCCTGTGCGCGCGCTTCGTGCTTAACCCGGACCGTTTCGACGTGGTCGTCGCGACCAATCTGTTCGGCGACATCCTGTCCGATCTCGGCCCCGCGTGCACGGGTACGATCGGCCTCGCGCCATCGGGCAACCTGAATCCGGACCGCAAGTTTCCGTCGCTGTTCGAGCCGGTGCACGGGTCGGCACCCGACATCGCCGGCAAGCACATCGCGAATCCGATCGCGATGATCTGGTCGGCCGCGATGATGCTCGACTTCCTCGGTCATTCCAGCGGCAAGGAACGCGAGGCGCACGACGCGATCCTGAAAGCGATCGAGGCGACGCTGATCGACGGTCCGCACACCGGCGATCTCGGCGGCAACGCAAGCACGAGCGAAGTCGGCAAGGCGATTGCTGCGAAACTCGCGTGA
- a CDS encoding carbohydrate ABC transporter permease translates to MYPLPVERWKPLNRTLYKASLPLALFIWLLPMLAVLLTSIRSTDELSQGDYWTWPKHFALLENYGTALTQTPMLHYFANSVLITVPSVIGAIVLASMAGFALATYRFPGNTAVLLAFVAGNFVPIQILMIPVRDMALKFGLFNTVWALVIFHVSFQTGFCTLFLRNFIKQLPFEMIEAARVEGASEWTIYLRIVLPLIRPALAALAILVFTFVWNDYFWALCLTQGDDAAPITVGVAALKGQWTTAWNLVAAGSVLAALPSVLMFFGMQRHFVAGLTFGASKG, encoded by the coding sequence ATGTATCCGCTTCCCGTCGAACGCTGGAAACCGCTGAATCGCACGCTTTACAAGGCCTCGCTGCCGCTTGCGCTGTTTATCTGGCTGCTGCCGATGCTCGCCGTTTTGCTGACCTCGATCCGCTCGACGGACGAGTTGTCGCAGGGCGACTACTGGACGTGGCCGAAACACTTCGCGCTGCTGGAGAACTACGGCACCGCGCTCACGCAAACGCCGATGCTGCATTACTTCGCCAATAGCGTGCTGATCACGGTGCCTTCGGTGATCGGCGCGATCGTGCTCGCGTCGATGGCGGGCTTCGCGTTGGCGACTTATCGCTTTCCGGGCAACACGGCCGTGCTGTTAGCGTTCGTCGCCGGCAATTTCGTGCCGATCCAGATCCTGATGATTCCAGTGCGCGACATGGCGCTGAAGTTCGGCCTGTTCAACACCGTGTGGGCGCTGGTGATCTTTCATGTGTCGTTCCAGACCGGCTTTTGCACCTTGTTTCTGCGCAATTTCATCAAGCAGCTGCCGTTCGAGATGATCGAGGCCGCGCGCGTCGAAGGGGCGAGCGAGTGGACGATCTATCTGCGCATCGTGCTGCCTTTGATCCGCCCCGCGCTCGCCGCGCTCGCGATCCTCGTGTTCACGTTCGTGTGGAACGACTACTTCTGGGCGCTGTGTCTCACGCAAGGCGACGACGCCGCGCCGATCACAGTCGGCGTCGCCGCGTTGAAAGGGCAATGGACGACCGCGTGGAACCTGGTCGCGGCGGGCTCGGTGCTGGCCGCATTGCCTTCGGTGCTGATGTTCTTCGGGATGCAAAGGCATTTCGTCGCCGGACTCACGTTCGGCGCGAGCAAGGGCTAA
- a CDS encoding carbohydrate ABC transporter permease — MSHTAARRLPAARHRRVSTTRRHQHRAAFFFLLPGCALFTLCVIYPIISSISLSLYNWDGMTPKTFAGLANYVELFQSDTFYTALKNNLIWLALFLLAPPLGLLFALYLNQHVRGMRVVKSLFFAPFVLSGVVVGLVFSWFYDPTFGLLRLIVGRGIPVLGDPHTVTFGIIFAALWPQAPFCMILYLTGLTGINPEVVEAARMEGAKGLRLLWHVILPQLRPATFMAVVLTVIGALRSFDLIAVMSGGGPFDSSTVLAYFMYDEAIKYYREGYSAAIAVVLFAIMLVYIVFHLRRMLREER; from the coding sequence ATGTCTCATACCGCAGCGCGCCGCCTGCCCGCGGCGCGGCACCGTCGCGTCTCGACGACGCGCCGTCATCAGCATCGCGCCGCGTTTTTCTTTCTGCTGCCCGGCTGTGCGTTGTTCACGCTGTGCGTGATCTATCCGATCATCAGCAGTATTTCGCTGAGCTTGTACAACTGGGACGGCATGACGCCGAAGACCTTCGCGGGTCTTGCCAACTACGTAGAGCTGTTCCAGTCCGATACGTTCTACACGGCGCTGAAGAACAACCTGATCTGGCTTGCGCTGTTTCTGCTCGCGCCGCCTCTCGGTCTGCTGTTCGCGCTGTATCTGAACCAGCATGTGCGCGGCATGCGCGTCGTGAAATCGCTGTTTTTCGCGCCGTTCGTGCTGTCGGGCGTCGTAGTTGGCCTTGTGTTCAGCTGGTTCTACGATCCGACGTTCGGGCTGCTGCGGTTGATCGTCGGTCGCGGCATTCCGGTGCTCGGCGATCCGCACACGGTCACGTTCGGCATCATCTTCGCCGCGCTGTGGCCGCAGGCACCGTTCTGCATGATCCTGTATCTGACCGGACTCACCGGCATCAATCCCGAGGTGGTCGAGGCGGCGCGCATGGAAGGCGCGAAAGGGCTGCGACTGCTGTGGCACGTGATCCTGCCGCAACTGCGGCCCGCCACCTTCATGGCGGTGGTGCTGACTGTGATCGGCGCACTGCGCAGCTTCGATCTGATCGCGGTGATGAGCGGCGGCGGCCCGTTCGACAGTTCCACCGTGCTCGCCTATTTCATGTACGACGAGGCGATCAAGTATTACCGCGAAGGCTATTCCGCCGCGATTGCGGTCGTGCTGTTCGCGATCATGCTCGTCTATATCGTGTTCCATTTGCGTCGCATGCTGCGCGAGGAACGCTGA
- a CDS encoding glycoside hydrolase family protein — MGTLAHFGPCTPAELQRAVLPEQVNAIFTARVHDAERLVRATVTEYALTQAQFDAAVSFAYNSTNRNTREALDPANRGDMEAVAQHMSLNVVVTPRDRRGRPIGSPRRSQGLANRRVRESAHFRKQRP, encoded by the coding sequence GTGGGAACACTGGCGCACTTCGGACCCTGCACACCTGCAGAGTTGCAGCGCGCGGTCTTACCTGAGCAGGTGAACGCTATCTTCACGGCGCGCGTTCACGACGCCGAGCGGCTCGTTAGGGCCACGGTCACAGAATACGCACTGACTCAAGCGCAGTTCGACGCGGCAGTCTCTTTCGCATACAACTCGACGAATCGGAATACACGAGAGGCGTTGGACCCTGCAAATCGGGGCGATATGGAAGCGGTTGCGCAGCATATGTCTCTCAATGTGGTGGTAACCCCACGCGATCGGCGGGGGCGCCCGATTGGCTCGCCGCGCAGGAGCCAGGGACTTGCGAATCGACGAGTGCGGGAATCGGCGCACTTCAGGAAGCAGCGGCCGTGA
- a CDS encoding Lrp/AsnC family transcriptional regulator: MPAMAGAIARSRNPAEIAYAQSAPGTSTNEKDTSQKAVNKLTSTAFFSPTSMIWTEEMLRFWLSKVLPLSCRHKAVCARIFHMDEIDRKILAELQQDGRLTVTELSERIGLSLSPCQRRLRALEKARVISGYRAVIDPATIGLNFSAIVFATLREGSSQNIESFERALSDIPEITRAERLFGDPDYMLHVVTRDLKAFQVLYDRYLLTLPCVLRLSSTLVMKSIFEDRPLPL, encoded by the coding sequence ATGCCGGCGATGGCGGGCGCAATCGCCCGCTCGCGCAATCCAGCCGAGATCGCGTACGCCCAGTCCGCGCCGGGTACCAGCACCAACGAAAAAGACACGAGCCAAAAGGCCGTCAACAAGCTCACTTCCACAGCCTTCTTCTCCCCGACGAGCATGATTTGGACGGAGGAAATGTTACGGTTTTGGCTGTCGAAGGTGCTCCCTCTTTCTTGCCGCCACAAAGCGGTCTGCGCTAGAATTTTTCATATGGACGAAATTGACCGCAAGATTCTTGCTGAATTGCAGCAAGATGGACGACTCACCGTCACTGAACTCAGTGAGCGGATCGGTCTGAGTCTTTCGCCGTGCCAGCGGCGCCTGCGGGCTTTGGAGAAAGCCCGGGTCATCAGCGGCTATCGCGCGGTTATCGATCCGGCAACGATCGGTTTGAACTTCTCGGCAATCGTGTTCGCGACGTTACGGGAAGGCAGTAGCCAAAACATCGAGTCTTTCGAACGCGCGCTGTCGGACATCCCGGAGATCACCCGGGCGGAGCGCCTGTTTGGCGATCCGGATTACATGCTGCACGTCGTCACCCGCGATCTGAAGGCGTTCCAGGTGCTTTACGACCGCTATCTGTTGACGCTGCCCTGCGTGCTGCGACTGTCGTCGACGCTGGTCATGAAGAGCATTTTCGAGGATCGGCCGCTGCCGTTGTGA
- a CDS encoding LysE family translocator, whose translation MLVPGADWAYAISAGLRERAIAPAIAGMLSGYLAITVVVAAGVGALVAKAPAVLAVLTFVGAGYLLWVGGNILARPAVPTVAAERAPGAALDWSVRGFAVSGLNPKALLLFLALLPQFTRATDAWSIPVQIGALGLLHMANCAVVYSVVGLGSKVVLRTRPSVARRVSQVSGAAMVLIAVLLCVEQLLAFK comes from the coding sequence GTGCTGGTACCCGGCGCGGACTGGGCGTACGCGATCTCGGCTGGATTGCGCGAGCGGGCGATTGCGCCCGCCATCGCCGGCATGTTGTCCGGCTATCTGGCGATCACCGTGGTGGTGGCGGCCGGTGTCGGCGCGCTGGTCGCCAAGGCGCCAGCGGTGCTGGCCGTGTTGACGTTCGTCGGGGCGGGCTATCTGCTGTGGGTCGGCGGCAATATTCTTGCTCGCCCCGCGGTGCCGACGGTAGCGGCCGAGCGCGCACCCGGCGCGGCGTTGGACTGGTCCGTCCGCGGCTTCGCGGTGAGCGGCCTCAATCCGAAAGCGCTGCTGCTGTTTCTCGCGCTGCTGCCGCAATTCACGCGTGCGACCGACGCGTGGTCGATTCCGGTGCAGATCGGCGCGTTGGGCCTGCTGCACATGGCCAATTGCGCGGTGGTTTATTCGGTCGTCGGACTCGGCTCGAAGGTGGTTTTGCGCACGCGTCCGAGCGTCGCGCGCAGGGTTAGCCAGGTTTCGGGTGCGGCGATGGTTCTGATTGCCGTGCTGCTATGTGTCGAGCAGCTCCTCGCGTTCAAATAG
- a CDS encoding MFS transporter, which translates to MNRSPAVNVQTFINEHPFSPFQWLIFFMCFIIVLLDGFDTAAIGFIAPSLVTEWGIEKPALAPVLSAALFGLACGALGSGPLSDRLGRRSMLVGSVLLFGLACLASAFSTSIDQLTVLRFITGVGLGAAMPNAVTMMGEYCPDNRRATVINLMFCGFPLGAAFGGFLAAWMIPHLGWRSVLILGGVTPLLLLVLLLAKMPESVRYMVANNKPADRIRAALARISGDAVQAVGFTMTETAPQTGGKGLGVVLSRSYIVGSVMLWLAYFMGLVIFYASINWMPILLKDAGLTPQRATLISALFPLGGVGAVVAGVLMDRFNANRVIAVCYALTAISVYFIGQAAGNVGALVLIVFIAGVLMNTAQSSMPALAAAFYPTAGRGTGVAWMLGVGRFGGIAGSFLVAELTRRHFSFGGIFTTIAAAGALSCVALLIKQAARPHTSEAGASKTQSFGH; encoded by the coding sequence ATGAACCGCAGCCCCGCTGTGAACGTTCAAACCTTCATTAACGAGCATCCGTTTTCGCCGTTCCAGTGGCTGATCTTTTTCATGTGCTTCATCATCGTCCTGCTGGACGGTTTTGACACTGCTGCGATCGGCTTCATCGCGCCTTCGCTGGTCACCGAATGGGGCATCGAGAAACCCGCGCTCGCGCCGGTGCTGAGCGCCGCGCTGTTCGGCCTCGCGTGCGGCGCGCTCGGCTCGGGCCCGCTGTCCGACCGCCTCGGGCGTCGCTCGATGCTGGTAGGCTCGGTGCTGCTGTTCGGCCTTGCCTGTCTCGCGTCGGCGTTCTCGACCAGCATCGACCAGCTGACCGTGCTGCGCTTCATCACCGGCGTCGGCCTCGGCGCCGCGATGCCGAACGCGGTCACGATGATGGGCGAATACTGTCCGGACAACCGCCGCGCCACCGTGATCAACCTGATGTTCTGCGGCTTCCCGCTCGGCGCCGCGTTCGGCGGTTTCCTCGCCGCGTGGATGATTCCGCATCTGGGCTGGCGCAGCGTGCTGATCCTCGGCGGCGTCACGCCGCTGCTCCTGTTGGTGCTGCTGCTCGCCAAGATGCCGGAGTCGGTCCGCTACATGGTCGCGAACAACAAGCCGGCCGACCGGATTCGCGCGGCGCTTGCTCGCATTTCCGGCGACGCGGTGCAGGCCGTCGGCTTCACGATGACCGAAACCGCGCCGCAAACCGGCGGCAAGGGTCTCGGCGTCGTGCTGTCGCGCTCGTACATCGTCGGCTCGGTGATGCTGTGGCTCGCGTACTTCATGGGCCTCGTGATCTTCTACGCGTCGATCAACTGGATGCCGATCCTGCTGAAGGACGCCGGCCTCACGCCGCAACGCGCAACGCTGATCTCCGCGCTGTTCCCGCTCGGCGGCGTCGGCGCGGTGGTGGCCGGCGTGCTGATGGACCGCTTCAACGCGAACCGCGTCATCGCGGTCTGCTATGCGCTGACCGCCATTAGCGTGTACTTCATCGGTCAGGCGGCCGGCAACGTCGGCGCGCTCGTGCTGATCGTATTCATCGCCGGCGTGCTGATGAACACCGCGCAATCGTCGATGCCGGCGCTCGCCGCCGCGTTCTACCCGACCGCGGGCCGCGGCACGGGCGTCGCGTGGATGCTCGGCGTCGGCCGCTTCGGCGGCATCGCGGGCTCGTTCCTCGTGGCCGAGCTGACGCGCCGCCACTTCTCGTTCGGCGGCATCTTCACGACGATCGCGGCCGCGGGTGCGCTGTCGTGCGTCGCGCTGCTGATCAAGCAGGCGGCACGCCCGCATACGTCGGAAGCGGGTGCGTCGAAGACGCAATCGTTCGGCCATTGA
- a CDS encoding succinylglutamate desuccinylase/aspartoacylase domain-containing protein: MSREAYPIEVEFPDIAQHEQSSSGIAYVHTFDSGVPGPHVMINTLTHGNEVCGAIVVDELLRRALRPRRGRLTLSFANVAAYRRFDPANPDAARFVDQDLNRVWTAAVLDDRSRTSSELKRARAMRPVIDTVDALLDLHSMHERCKPLIVAGPLQKGIDLAVRLGTPATVICDEGHPEGRRMRDYEGFGDAASPKNALLIECGQHWERGAVAVARDATARFLLLAGVVDETDLPPGWLAPLPPEQSIVRVTQPVVATSMDFSFAAAYTGLEVFAKAGAVIGWSNGEEVRTPYDNCMLVMPSLRQLRPGVTVVRLGRIERTVAHPAVTS; this comes from the coding sequence ATGAGCCGAGAAGCCTATCCGATCGAAGTCGAATTCCCCGATATTGCGCAGCACGAGCAGTCATCGTCGGGCATCGCATACGTTCACACGTTCGATTCGGGCGTGCCCGGCCCGCACGTGATGATCAACACGCTCACACATGGCAACGAAGTGTGCGGCGCGATCGTCGTCGATGAGTTGCTGCGCCGCGCGCTGCGGCCGCGACGCGGGCGGCTCACGCTGTCGTTCGCGAACGTCGCCGCGTACCGGCGTTTCGATCCCGCGAATCCGGACGCCGCGCGCTTCGTCGATCAGGACTTGAACCGCGTGTGGACGGCGGCGGTGCTCGACGACAGGTCGCGCACGTCGAGCGAACTTAAGCGCGCGCGTGCGATGCGCCCGGTGATCGACACGGTCGACGCGCTGCTCGACCTGCATTCGATGCACGAGCGGTGCAAGCCGCTGATCGTCGCGGGACCGCTGCAAAAAGGCATCGACCTCGCGGTGCGGCTCGGTACGCCCGCCACGGTGATCTGCGACGAAGGGCATCCCGAAGGCCGCCGCATGCGCGACTACGAAGGGTTCGGCGATGCCGCGAGCCCGAAGAACGCGCTGCTGATCGAATGCGGCCAGCATTGGGAGCGCGGTGCGGTGGCGGTCGCACGCGACGCGACCGCGCGTTTCCTGTTGCTGGCCGGCGTGGTGGACGAGACGGATCTGCCGCCGGGGTGGCTCGCGCCGTTGCCGCCCGAGCAGAGCATCGTGCGCGTGACACAGCCGGTCGTCGCGACCAGCATGGACTTCAGCTTCGCGGCGGCGTACACCGGCCTCGAGGTTTTCGCCAAGGCGGGCGCCGTGATCGGCTGGTCCAACGGCGAAGAGGTGCGCACCCCCTACGACAACTGCATGCTCGTGATGCCGTCGCTGCGGCAGTTGCGCCCCGGTGTGACCGTCGTGCGGCTGGGACGAATCGAGCGGACGGTGGCTCATCCCGCGGTGACGAGCTGA